The sequence GCGGTTTCTTCTGCTAAATTTATTTCGCTGTAACCTTCTCTTTCAAAACCAACCGAAAGTGTTTTTAATTTCGGATTGAATTCACGTGCAATAGCTACGACGATGGAAGAGTCGATTCCTCCTGACAAAAAAGCTCCTACAGGAACATCTGAACGCATATGTTTTTCGATCGAATCAAATAAGGCAGCTCTTATTTCTGCTGTAATGTGTTCTTCAGAATTGGCTGCAGGAGTAAAGTCGGCTTGCCAATATTTAGAAATCGTCAGATCCTCATTCATTTTTTTTATGATAAAGTGCCCAGGAGCTAATGCTTTAATCGCAGTATGCATCGTTTCTGGTCCTGGAACGTATTGGAAAGTCAAATAATTCTGTAGAGAAGCTTGGTTTAGCGGTTGAGGATCAAGGACACTTAAAATAGATTTTTTCTCTGAAGCTATGTATAAACAGTTGTTTTCAACGGCGTAATAAAAAGGTTTTATTCCAAATTGATCGCGTGCTCCAAAAAGTGTTTTTTCATGCTTATCCCAAATAACAAAAGCGAACATTCCTCTTAACTTACTAGTCACTTCTTCTTTATAAAATAGATAAGCTGCTAGAATCACCTCTGTATCGCTGTCGGTTTGAAAAGCGAATCCTTTTTCAATCAGTTCATTTCTTAATTCGATGTAATTGTAAATCTCACCATTAAAAATAACTCGGTACCGATCACCCTCATAAGAGAGAGGCTGGTGCCCATTTTCAATATCGATAATGCTAAGTCTTCTAAAACCTAGTGCAATGGCATCATCGAAATAGTACCCTTCGTCATCTGGTCCCCTATGAATAATTTGTTTGTTCATTTTCTCAACGACAGCTTTTTGTTCCTCTAACCACGTTTCTCCATCATTTGATAAGCATCCTACAAATCCACACATTCTATTTCCTCTTTTCAATGTTAGTCTAACGTTTAATTTGTAAATCCAAAAAACCAGTTTAATTAATTTGCTTTTATTATTATAACCGATTAGACTTCGGAATGTTACATAAATTACATAATTTTTAAATTTATGTAATAAAAGTAATAAACAAAGTTTTTAAGCGTTATAATTTGTAAAAAATTCGCTGGTTGTATAAATATACTGAATGTAAGGCTGAAAAGTAGTACACTATAGTAAAAATACTTACGTTAAAGAAAGCAGGAATCAGAATGCCATTTATCCATATCGAATTAGTTGAAGGCCGGACAGCAGAACAGAAAGCCAATTTAGTGAAAGAAGTAACCGAGGCTGTAGTAAAAAACACGGGTGCTTCCAAAGAAAGTGTCCATGTCATTCTCAATGAAATGAAAAAAAGCAATTACGCTAAAGGCGGAGAGCTGCTAGGGTAAATGCAAAAAATAAAGTTAGAAAAAACCGCTGAGATTATTTTCTCAGCGGTTTTTTCTAAGGCTATTAATCTTTAAAAGCTAGTTTTTCGATCGCAGTAGCAACGCCGTCTAGTTCATTAGAGTGTGTAATGTGGTCGCTAATGTCTTTGATGCTGTCGATGGCATTATCCATAGCAACACCGATACCTGCGAAAACAAGCATATCGCGGTCGTTCTCATTGTCTCCGATCGCCATGATTTGTTCTCTAGGGATATCTAAAATAGATGACAAATCTTTTAACGCTTGGCCTTTACTAGCAGATTTATTTAAGACTTCCAAGTAAAATGCTTCGCTTTTTAAAACGGTGTATTTTTCATAAAATTCTGCGGGGAATTGAGCAATGCCGCGGTCTAAAATGGAAGGTTCGTCAATCATCATCATTTTGCTGATTTCTAAATTTGGATCCATTTCTTCGACACTGCGGTATTTGATAGGCATATTCACCAGCGAAGATTCTCTGACCGTATAAGGGCTGATGTCTTTATTCGCCGTATAGATAGCTTCTTGATCGATCGTTTGGCAGTGAACGCCAACTTTGCGGCTCATGGCTTCGACTTCTAAAAAGTCTTCAAATGTCATCGTGTGGTGAGCGATAGCTTTTCCATCATAAGCTTGTTGAACTAAGGCACCATTGTAAGTGATAACATAGTCGCCTTTTTCTTCCAAATTCAATTCTTTCAAGAAGCCGATGACGCCTGGTAAAGGCCGGCCGGTACAAACAACGATTTTAATGCCTTTTTCTTTGGCTTTGATAAGGGTTGCTTTTACTTTCGGGCTGATTGTTTTTGCATCTGTTAGTAGTGTGCCATCTAAATCGATAGCGATTAGTTTAATTGTCATGTAGTATTATTCCTCCAATGGGTTAGTGGGTTGTATGATTGCATCATTTTTGATGTAACGTTTGAAATCTTGGTAAATCGGTTCGAATAGAGTGATTTCTTTAGGCGTTTTAGGTTTTAAAAACTCTTTTGGAAAATAAAACCGTTCATCTCCGCGGACTTTACCCGTAAGCGAAGAAACGATTTCACTCACTTTTGACAATTCGATGAATGAACCGTCTTGGTACATCAACTCTATTTGCGTCCGGTTGGCAATTTGGTTCGGACGGTAAAAATCGTATGGTAAATCGTAACTGTTATTAATGGCTGTGTAGTAATCAATGTCGTAACCAGCTTCTTGGATCAAAACTTGCAGTTTATGCAAGATGGGCTCATCGTATTTACTCGAGAAATTAACCGATTTGAACGGTTTACGATCGAGAAAACGCGTCGCTAAGTCGCTTAAAATCGGATCTTGTTCATCGCGCCAAAGAGTGAAATACGTACTCAACACGCCATCATCTAGTTTTAAATAGTCTTCCAATGTAAATGTTTGGTCGAAAAAGGGAACCAATAAGTCTGCTTTGTTTTTCATTTGCAAATCAGATTCTTCGTATAGCCGTTTAGCCCGTTTCAATAAGTGATCGAGAATCACTTCCATACTGCGAGAAACAGGGTGGAAATAAACTTGCATATACATTTGATAGCGGCTGACGATGTAGTCTTCAACAGCGTGCATCCCAGAAATTTGAAACGCAATGCCGTCTTTATAAGGACGAATCACGCGCAGGATCCTGGTCAAATCAAACGTTCCGTAGTTTACGCCGGTAAAGTAAGCATCACGCAGCAGGTAATCCATTCGATCAGCATCGATTTGGCTGGAAATCAGCTGCACGACTTGCGGGTTTGAGTAGGTTTTTTGAATCACGCTGGCAACTTTTCCGGGAAAGTCAAGAGCGACTTTAGCTAAGATTTGGTGGACTTCCGTTGTAGGAGACGTGATGATTTCTACCGTGATGGCTTCATGGTCAGTCTGGAAAATACGTTCGAATGTATGCGAGTAAGGGCCGTGTCCAATATC is a genomic window of Carnobacterium sp. CP1 containing:
- a CDS encoding 2-hydroxymuconate tautomerase; this encodes MPFIHIELVEGRTAEQKANLVKEVTEAVVKNTGASKESVHVILNEMKKSNYAKGGELLG
- the yidA gene encoding sugar-phosphatase — translated: MTIKLIAIDLDGTLLTDAKTISPKVKATLIKAKEKGIKIVVCTGRPLPGVIGFLKELNLEEKGDYVITYNGALVQQAYDGKAIAHHTMTFEDFLEVEAMSRKVGVHCQTIDQEAIYTANKDISPYTVRESSLVNMPIKYRSVEEMDPNLEISKMMMIDEPSILDRGIAQFPAEFYEKYTVLKSEAFYLEVLNKSASKGQALKDLSSILDIPREQIMAIGDNENDRDMLVFAGIGVAMDNAIDSIKDISDHITHSNELDGVATAIEKLAFKD
- a CDS encoding HD domain-containing protein, whose amino-acid sequence is MPRYDANQQLPMEQVFRDPVHDYIHVQHQVILDLIDSREFQRLRRIKQLGTSSFTFHGAEHSRFTHSLGVYEITRRICDKFARNYATKVPGDGGWDDSERLVVLCAALLHDIGHGPYSHTFERIFQTDHEAITVEIITSPTTEVHQILAKVALDFPGKVASVIQKTYSNPQVVQLISSQIDADRMDYLLRDAYFTGVNYGTFDLTRILRVIRPYKDGIAFQISGMHAVEDYIVSRYQMYMQVYFHPVSRSMEVILDHLLKRAKRLYEESDLQMKNKADLLVPFFDQTFTLEDYLKLDDGVLSTYFTLWRDEQDPILSDLATRFLDRKPFKSVNFSSKYDEPILHKLQVLIQEAGYDIDYYTAINNSYDLPYDFYRPNQIANRTQIELMYQDGSFIELSKVSEIVSSLTGKVRGDERFYFPKEFLKPKTPKEITLFEPIYQDFKRYIKNDAIIQPTNPLEE